The genomic stretch GTATTATCATCATTCAAATTTTTAATTAATATCACCACTATACCCAAACTATTAATTGATCGTTTCATAACAAAATCAATAATACTTCTGTGGTCAATTGATCATATGTTCCTGGTTGAAACACTCTTTACTCTGAACAACTTATTTCGCTTTTTTCGCTCATTcattataaaattaaattaaaaaaaactttccaatcagcctaacatgcatgtctttggaccggagtacccggaggaaacgcacgcaacggggagaacatgcaaacacacagagaggccccggccgactgggattcgaatccaggacctccttgctgtgaggtggcagtgctacccactgcaccatccgtgccgccttctaCACTTTTAGTGTTTATAAATTACAAAACAGGAAAATGgctctgtgcaaaagttttgacCATTTCTGGATtcttctttgttactttttacaaagattattactaaggcccaaacccaggtgatttattcattagggcttcaatgagtcaggtgaatataattccagggctgaactttttattctgctgTAACCTtcctccatgccttctaaagtatccaaatgcagtggctgttctgtctggtgttaacgaccatgggttcctctaaacagccgtctaaggatttcagaatggttaatttccaccaagaaggagaaggctacaaaaactctctcaatatttcaaactacctatttccaatGTCAGaagcattattagaaaatggatgataaatggaacagttgaagtcaaggcaaggtctggaagaccaataaAGATCTCagatggcctgagacctggtgagaaatgctcagaagaacccacacatcccTGCAGAAGAGCTGCCAAAAAGAGTAGTAAACACAGGtccagctgttcacaggacaacaatacaacaacaTACTCGGATTCCACcgaatatcaagaaattctagagcagcgctactcaactccacgtcctgtgggccgcagtgtctgcaagcATTTGCTTcccttattatctgaaccaagcaggtgaaataattagtgaaattgaAGTttaagagaggttgggtattccagtaAGGCAATGATCCAAAGaatacctcgaaatcaaccatgaagtatctctaggaaagacagatgaaggttttggaatgaccTTCACAGTCCCCAAACTTAGTGTTagtattattgaaaatctgctGTACATTCAAAgtggctgaagaatatttctgagctagatgtgttctgccaggaagaatgggaaaaaattccaaaagcgagaattgaaaagCCCCtaactggctacaggaagcatttacaagctgttatagttacaaagtactgaaaGGGTTCACAAACCTTTCcacagggccttttttattattttgaaactgtaaaaaatgtaaataaaaactaatcttgctttcaaatttgaagaaatatgtcatgtttaaccatttagaggtcaggttcacttctgttcacttagatattaattgtataaGGCTTACCCACATTTTTGCGTATTACTGTATGCATAACAGTCGGATAAATACCTCCAGGATAAGCTAAAAACATAGTTATACAGAGATATAGCCCATCCCTGTGATGAAAGCTTTGTGTATTCTGCACAGATTTATGTTGGACAAAGATTTGCCTGCTACGCATACACAACTGGATGTTTTACGCACGTCTGAATATTCATTGTGCTATGCAAACACAGCAATATTCCTAACTGTCCTTCACCTTAATACGACATATTATATCTTTTTGGAAGAGTAGGataccctgtaccctgtacaCTGGTACTGAAAtaacctagcaatgcatttacgcaacagCAAGAAACAATTCATGACGATAGGTATAGTCATGGCAAATatctaaaatggctgaacggattatgaaataaactttttttttttttttgatgatgtcCAGCtgcctgtttctgtgtttgGCCTGGCACTTCTTCTTCAATtttgtaaagaaataaaaagaatgaaaataataaaaatgaatgaaataaacttcaacattTGTCAGAAAACGGTTGCAGCTTCATATTCAAGGTGggttggttccataaatatgtcagTATTGAATATTTTGCAAACCAAACTATATTTATGGAGTTGTTAAACTATAAAAAGTCATTGTTGGCTAGCAAGCAAGCACTTGTTAGTTGGTTAATTAGCTAGTTACAGTAGACCTGCTAACAAAGCCCAGATTACATTAGGTTGGGACTGGAAATGATGTACTGTagtttttacattatttatttaaagtactGTTGCAAGACTAGTTATGCTGTATTCGATATATTCAACATGTCAATATTAGTGAAAGTGTCAAATTGTCAATATAAATATCAATGAATatcaatatattaaaatatcgCCAGACATCAAAggaatagatagatagacagactcTCAAAAAGTTGGGTTAGATTAAATTGCATATACGTTTAAATGATTAAAGTGTTCACTGGCCCTGTGTTCTTTCACCTTTCCATTCAAAGAGAATAAAAGTCATCTGTCAGACATGATTAGTGTTTCTGCCAAGCAACTTGACTTCATGCTGACACATTGAAATGGGAGGCAAACCAAGGTGACCAAAATTGACACATTATCACAATGTACTCACTGCTGTCCCCTCCACAATGTCCCTCCACACGGGCTTCTCCCCGCTCCCCTCACTGAAGTCCAGAAGATTGTCCACCACCACTTGTCCTATGAGGTCGTGTCTGGAAAACCGGTCAAAGTCGTAAACAGAGAAGTGGAGCTTCCGCGAGTGGAGTTCGGCAAGGGGCACCCCAAATTGAAATGTTTCGTTGAAGATTGGATTTAATGTCTTTCTGTGGACCTAAAAcatgggagagaaagggggagaaaaagaAGGAAGTATCAGAGCCCATCATTTCAGAAGCTCACCATCAGACAGAGGCATTAATCCCATTGCTTGTCCATAAAAGGcagtgaagtaaaaaaaaaaacacacacacacacacacacaaacacacaagctgtTGATGGCTATGACATGAGGCAGTCTTCAGGAGTAATGCAGGGGAATTGTATGGATAATTCAATAGGCAATAACAGCAAATAAGGCAATTATGTTTCATATACTATTGGACCTGTGgttgaggttcatctgatttcACATTTGGTAAAGTACAATATTTAAGAAACAGGAGACAATGATAATAAAAGAGACTATTTAAAATCAAGCTCAAAAGGCAATAGGAAATAAGCAATCTGCTGGGTGATGCAGTGCACCTACACCAACTCACTGTTCActgtaactcctcctcaaagCTATGGATGGCACAGGCACTGAAAGAAGTAAAACTACCTTTGTCTGAAATTTCTTCTTTCGGTCAGGCAGCAGGTAGATCTTGACATAGGGGTCAGAGAATCCATTGGCATCTTTTGCTGGCAAGTCCAGAGCTTTTAGGATCTTAACAACCAGCTGCTCGGTGCTACAAAATAACATGCATCCAGACAGAGTATCACAATAAAGCAGacagaacaaacacaaacacggtgACACACTGTCTGCCCTCTGGTCATTCTCTATTAGAGTAGATACATGTCAGCCTTTGATTCCACTCCACTGTGTGATGCAAGAATACAATGAACTGCGCGGAGGCAGATGCAAACTGAATACATCTGTAGGCTACTCAATGTGCTACAGGTTTAACTGACTGCATGCTGAACATTGTGCAGACATTGCTATTGTGTTGTAAACTGAATTCCATTTATAGTGTCCTTTAAAAACTCATATTAACTGCCAGAATTATATCACCAGAGGCATGGCAATGAGCAGGGAAGCAAACATAAAACTGTTATTTCCTTTTGCCCAAACAGGCTGCTGTTGGACTCAATATTCAGCAATTCAGTTAGGATACAATCTTGTTCACATTGGGAACGCACAGACGGGGGAGCATTGCCAATTATAGTTTTCCTTTCCTAGCTTCACTGTacattatattgtatataaCATGAAGTATGTTATAACATtatacatgtaaataaataaatgatgtcatttatattatataattgaCCCAAAAGTAGGTTAGAACTAACCTAAACCATGAATTGCCCTGAAACTGTTCATGATTGCCCTGAAACTGTTTATGCTTGCAAATTATGTTAAGAATCACTCATTGGCAACTAATTTACTGAATTGTCTAACGTGGTAGTGGAGTACTTTACATTGAATGGCTTTATTTCAGAGAGATAAGATCACATTAATTTGCATTACAACAGCATTGATTGATTTAAACATAAAGGcctgcacacacattttctgtgtttttgagcttttcatatcatcctggaacCTTCGACTTGTGTTCCATTTTGATTTAAGTAAAACAAATGCAATTCTGGTTAAATGATGCATACTTTAGTTAAAACTGCaatttttccaagctgtttgtaaaacaatttcccacgtgacatgacaggcgtttttgcataattatcggatgacatTGCTAAATGTTAGCACAGAAAGCTAAAccacaggaggcagagggggaattgggctctgggggtgGAATTAGGGACTTTTCCTCATTGCTTTTTTGTGAATATTCTGTGGGAGTTTTAGATATTAAAACTAGGCAGAGAATGCTGATGCATGAGGGcctttaaaatatacatatgcaGCCGGGCTTGAGTCCAATGACGTGCCAATGTCCTGGGACAATAAAATATGTGTTTGGGAAGAACAGAAATCATCCCTGGAATGCCTTCAGGATGAAAGGGGGAAATGTTTTTTCCTCCGATTGCtagaagactgctcttacctccggAGCTAATGTTGCTAGTTTAGCGAATGGGGCAATACTGCTATATATCTAATGTATATTCTTGTAcaataatttcaataatttcATAGTTCTGAGTAACTGCTCACACCAAACCTGCTATAGAAGTTTAATCAGTGTGCATTGGACAGAGGCACACAACTTCACAAGATCCAGTTTAAGTTTAAAGTCCACAACTGCAATGATACACTTGCTTAGATACAGTTTTGGCTTAAATTAAATGCAGGTATTAAACACAACTATTCAAGATCTGAAAGACAATGTGCTATAAATAGCTTTCGGTAGTATTCATAGGAATAAAAAGAAATCACACTTAATTTCCCAAGAGGCAATAGCTCAAAACAATTTGCAATTCCCAAGGCATTAATGTGTCTTTCTCTTCCAGAAGTGTCAACAGCACTACATTTCCCAAGAGGCCTCTACATGTCTCTGCCTTTGATGTACTGCTAATGGACTACAATTTCCAAGATACACTTTGGTCTTGTATACTGACTTTTATGTACTGCAAATTGATGACAACTCCAGTGCTGCAACCATTCCGATCAAATATTAACACAGAAACCCACTGTGAAACAGAGACGAGTAATATGGCACTACAACACATACCCATAGTAGGCTACAAAGCAAAGGCAGTGCACTTAATTGCAGATAGAGAAGAGAAAAGGTAAAGGATTTTTAAGGTATATCATGTGATTTCCTTCATTACAATATGGCCACACACCACTGTATCCAAGCTGTTTCAATGCACAGTactacagtaaaatgttttgctcaccatctattttttaatttctATATCTCTCATTCCTCTCACACTTAGCCTTCCTGTCTCATTTCTGAATATTAAACAGTGAGGTGTTATTATGTGTTGACTGTGTTCACTCTTTAAAGTGGAAGTTCATATATAATTCACGACAACACTACCCCTCGCTCTCTCGATTTTTCAAACATCAGCAGATTCTGCTTTTTAAATGGTCCTTACTGCGACTGTAAAAAAGGACCTGAGCTGCAATGTATAGGCGCCCGGATAAAGCCTGACTGTAATGAAACATGTCATTAATACCTTTGTCTTCTTTTTCCTTTATATATTTCCTTTATATTTTCCGATtctttctgtgtttgtgaaatattgtgagagtaaataaaaatatatacacaatgGTGGAGAACATCTGATTGGCTAACAAGAGATCTACACATTCTTCCTCTCATCACTCACTTGAAGGCGTAGCGCAATAAAAAACTGATCTTGCCGCAGGTGTCCCCCAGTTTCCCTtccccctgctccccctgccGCAGTCTGTATAGTTCTGGCTTGATCTGGCCAATGCTGGTCACTTGTTCACTCTTCTCATCACCATGGAAATCAGGGCTGGAGAGCTGGTGGGTCATGGGTCGTGGTCTaccagagtgacagagagaggaacaatGCAGTATGAGGACTCCCAAGTGCCCCTGGTTACATTTACAAGATGTACTAACACTGAAAGACAGGGCTACTGTAGCCAAAGCACTATGAGTGGCTAGCATGTGGAACCACTATTCTACATCAAGACTAAGGGGTGAGGTGCAGAGCAAACAAAGCAGAGAAAACTTGTGGAAACGATTCAGTCTGCTGGACAGCTCCCTGGTCAGTTGCGCTACAAAGTTAGTACTGACCGTGCAGCGACCTGCTGCTGGGAGTGGGCATTGGGCAAGTCTCTATGGGACTGTGAGGCTGGGCCTGACTCAGAGTTTGGAGGCAGTTCTGGAGAGGTCTGGCTCAGCTTCAACCCACCTGAGCAGGAGAGGTCCAAGAGAGACGGACATTACAAGATGACACATATTTACAACGATTTCTCAATGAGACTCATTACGCAATACATACACTGAGTGGGCACCGGCATGGCTGCTCTGTTCActgccacagacacactaaAATTAGCACTGAGTAGTACATTTCTCTGCTGATAATGACACAAAATAaactttgtatttgtattacttTGTATTACGCTTGTACTTGACTCAAACAGGGTAACGTATTCTTAACTTTTATATGTTCCTTTCTACCCCATCACTCTTCTATGTGCGCAATCCTCCAACCCTCCCGGCCATGAATGTGCCATGAAACACAGGCTGATACAAATGGATCAAAAGACGTTCCCTTGTAAAATCTCACCCCCCGCACTGTTGGGGTACGAGTCCATGTCCAGGTAGGAATGCTCCTGCATCTCCGGCGCTCCCCCCACCACTCCTCCTATGGGGGTCCTCTCCGGTCCCCCGATCACTCCTCCCTCGCACCGTTCCACCGTCAGCATGTCGGTGAAATGGGGGTGGTGCTGAGTGggctgggtgagagaggggtagagggaggaggaggagtgcgTCTCCTTCCTCTGCAGGAGGGGCGGGAGGAGGGATGAcccaccccccactcctccCCCGGGGAGGAGCCCCGACGTAAGGCTGAGGCCCCCTCCCTCTTTGTCCCTCCAGGGCAGCCAGCAGAGCTTCCACGAGACGAaaagagagacggagagcaAAACAATGCCGCAGAACGTCACTATGACCGAGAGGAGGCTGACAGAGATCTCTGAGAGagaagaaggggaggggggaggagaaaaatatgaatgttagCTGCATTTTCATCACTATTTTCAGTCAGGCACATTCCAAGCCAGATATGGATTGGATTTTTTAGAGACACGCAATTGAGGAGAGGATCTCACGAGATGGAAAGAGGAACAGGAGACAGATCCGAGAGCCAATACTGTAGCTACAATACTGTATTACTGggattattcattattatggcCTCCATTATTCAAGAAACACAGGGGTAGATATTTTATTAGATaatggatatacactcaccgagcactttattaggaacattttactttattacagctATTACActgatcagccaattgtgtggcagcagtgcaatgcatacaatcatgttgatacaggccaggagcttcagttaatgttcacatcaaccatcagaattaggaaaaaatgtgatctaagtgactttgaccttggaatgattgttggtggctgctgatctcttgggattttgcTGATCTCTTagaattttcacgcacactagtctctagagtttgcaaagaatggtgcaaaaataaataaataacaaatacagtgcgcagcagttctgcagacagaaatgccgtgttaatgagagacgtcagagtagaatggccagactggtcaaagctgacagggaggtgacagtaacgcaaataaccgcacattacaacagtggtatgcagaagagcatctcttaacacacaacacacaatgtatcataactctaactggataggctacagcagtagaagtctaataaatacctaataaagtgctcactgtatgtataaatgGGCTGGATGTCTTCTGTATCAGTATTTCAAAAGGCAAGTTAATGGTCATCAATCTGTCTCCCAAGAAATGTATGAATATTCACTTGTCTTTCAGATGTAAGGACCGTGAATATTGAGAAACCGGATTTGAACAACTGCAATTTTGGCACTGAGCAATTTTGACAAACAAGTGAATCACCTTGATGCAAGCAGTCCATCAGTCTGATATTaccacgcatacacaaacaccaaGTGTTTATGATGAATAATTGCATTAATGTAGTACATATGCGAACACATCCCAATACCTTTTAACCTCAAGAACATGTTTCTGTAGGTCTGTAATTACGTCTGTTTGGCATCTGTCAGTGTGCCATTGTGTCAtcatctctctgtttctctgtttctctgctttttggcctgtctccccctcccctcccccttcatTCATCACTGGCCCTCATTGCCTTTTGTGAATTATTCAGCAGTCTGCATGTATGTCATtaattcagctgttgttcagcaGATATGatcagagagactgacagagtTAGAGAATGGTAGATGgaagaagagggggagaaagagggtgaATTGATTTGTCACTGCAGAGAACAAGACACAGCTGTGAGaatagagagaaaggggagaggaggggttgATGGCAGAAGAAACAGATTAGTagacagtgggctccagaatgattgcCACCTTTGATAAATCTGCACAAAacgtgctgtaaactaaaatagttattgacataattttccaacatgcaacAAGTAACATTATTCAAATACAACTCCAAAATTTCCCCAAAAACCTGGtaccacaattattggcacccctggttaaatactttgtgcaaacacccctggcaaagggagtcttttcctataatttgtgataaggttagagaacatatttggagggatttttgttTTACCATTCTTCCATGCcgaacctttcagaatcattgatatccttgcgATCCCCCCTCTTTTGTCTACTTACGACCAAGACGAGCAGATTTTCTGACAAGATATCCTGGtacttcatttcattcattgcGCCATTGATAAATAGTACCCTTGGACCACTGGccgcaaaacatctccaaaacatcaatgacccactgccatatttgacagtaggtgtGAGCTAcctgcttctccttgtatgaaTTGCAtcttgctgccaaacatgtcgatggtgtgtatggccataacattacattttgtattcatctgaccacatcgctctcttccagtcataattccaatgaggttcagcaaactcaagatgcttggttttgtttataatACTCAGTAAGGGCTActcttcgtgccacccttccaaagagtttgctggaggtgccattttgtttccttttagacttggtgaccccaagacacaaccagtCTCTGCAATCCTTGGGTTTCTTATGGtcaccctcaccatcttccttaccgtcCATTGAGATAATATGCATTTGCATCCTCTTCCAGTGGGCAACTAGTCTATATGTTTTACGCCCTTTTATTATTACCCTTACAATGCTATGGGGTATGTTTATGGATCCATTTCTATATGTTTTGCTACCAATTACCTGACTTTTGAtgatcaattaccatctgtgtcttccgaattgacagttctttgacttttcccatgctgatgcttgacaaagggattttgcatgcttgttacctcatttttatactctagtcaaacaggaagtgatggaatgacacaatatagttactCTAGactgaaattaatgaaattaaagtaaaattgtattgccaaattcacttttttgaatttatttacaataattgttaggggtgccaataattttgacacctgtgattttcagaagaaatgagatgactaaataaaaaaaacattagtgcaaatgtattgaaataaatgtaatgaaatatagataatttattatatgcagccttttttctccattgttattaagggtgccaataattctggagcccactgtacatggtGACAAAGACATACTGGCTGACACAGCACCACAGTAAAAGGGAAGgttaacataacatgaaacagatGGCAATAGCACTGTGCTCTAATTGAATTTAGCAAGAGACGCAGAGGAACAACAATTAGTCGAAAAAGAAAGGGCGTGTGCATTCAGGAATAAACATATTGATCTATTGGAGataaataaaacagctgcacagatgtCAGCAGCCTTGTGTTCAGCAGTCAATGAACATGAGCAGTGATTTTTATGTCCAGTGACTGAAAACAACTGGATAGGGACAGGACATATATGACCATTATATTTGTTTTACGTGAACTAAACAACCATGAGTCAAAATATTATGACCAGctgcctaataataataataataataataataataataataatgcatttcatttgtagtgcactttacatttggagaccaaatctcaaagtgctacagggtaaaaacagggatAAAACACCCAAAggcatgtataaaatgtaaaaactaagaaaaagctttggtaaagaggtaggtttttagtcctcttttaaaagcatcagtggtcTGTGGCGCTCTCAGGTAGtcagggagggcattccacaggCGGGGAGCAGCCGAGCAGAAGGCTTGGTCGCCCATGGTGCAGAGCTTGGTCTTGTGGGAACGGAGGCGGTTGGTGTTGGCAGAGCGAAGGTTTCGAGTGGAGGGTTCTGGGGTGAGGAGTTATTTGAGATAGGGGGGGGCATTTCCATGGATGCACTGATGGGTCAGAagggatattttgtattcagtccgggaggtgatggggagccagtgaagtgagtggaggatcggtgtgatgtggtcgtacttacgcactctcatcaggatcctagcagcgcTGTTCTGGATGTATTGGAGCCTCAGGAGGCTCTTGCTAGGGATCCCGATGAGAAGTGCgttacagtaatccagcctggaggagacaaaggcATGGACAAGTTTTTCTGCATCTGGGATTGTGAGTGTGGGACGGAGTTTGGCAATGTTCCTGAGGTGGAAAAAGGAGGTTTTGCACAGGTGTTTAGTGTGGGCCTCAAAGATTAGGTGAGGGTAAATTTTCACACCCAGGTTGGTGACTATGGATGAGAGGGGAAGGTCTTGACTGGAGAAAGAGATGCTGGTTATGGAGGATGAATGGACCTGGTGGGGGGTGCCAATTAGGATGGCTTCGGTTTTGGAGCTGTTGAGTTGTAGGAAGTTTGATTTCATCCACGCCTTCATCTCCTCCAGGCAGGTAGTGAGTGTGGATGATGGAGATGGTGATGGCGGAGCTGCAGAGGGGGGTGAGTCGGTCTTAaggtacagttgtgtgtcatcagcgtagcaaTGGAAGGAAATTCCATACTGGCTGATGACACGGCCGAGGGGGAGCAAGTAGAGGGTGAAGAGGACGGGGCCGAGGACGGATCCTTGGGGGACACCACAGGTGACAGGATGGGTCCGGgattttttccctcccaaagAGACGTACTCGGTTCTGTTGGAGAGGTATGATTCGAACCAATTCAGAGCAAAGTCAGAGAGGCCGATGGAGTGTAGACGGTTAAGGAGGATGTGATGGTCAATGGTGTCAAATGCTGCGGTTAGGTCAAGCAGGATGAGGAGTGAAGGGGAGCCAGCATCAGCCGCCATCAACAGGTCATTAGTAACCCTGACaagtgctgtttcagtgctgtgggcgGTGCGGAAGCCAGACTGGAACTTCTCTGCAATGTTATTGAGTTGGAGATGGTCCTGGAGCCGTGCAGCTACCACTTTTTCCAGGACCTTGGAAAGGAAAGTGAGGTTGGAG from Conger conger chromosome 2, fConCon1.1, whole genome shotgun sequence encodes the following:
- the LOC133122772 gene encoding synaptotagmin-C-like isoform X1; its protein translation is MSGDWDEDLCKKALMLVEELCFRSSEDYSQNEHCQEFNYMLRGGKWQPDTEISVSLLSVIVTFCGIVLLSVSLFVSWKLCWLPWRDKEGGGLSLTSGLLPGGGVGGGSSLLPPLLQRKETHSSSSLYPSLTQPTQHHPHFTDMLTVERCEGGVIGGPERTPIGGVVGGAPEMQEHSYLDMDSYPNSAGGGLKLSQTSPELPPNSESGPASQSHRDLPNAHSQQQVAARPRPMTHQLSSPDFHGDEKSEQVTSIGQIKPELYRLRQGEQGEGKLGDTCGKISFLLRYAFNTEQLVVKILKALDLPAKDANGFSDPYVKIYLLPDRKKKFQTKVHRKTLNPIFNETFQFGVPLAELHSRKLHFSVYDFDRFSRHDLIGQVVVDNLLDFSEGSGEKPVWRDIVEGTAEKADLGELNFSLCYLPTAGRLTATIIKATNLKAMDLTGFSDPYVKASLICDGRRLKKRKSSIKKNTLNPVYNEALVFDIPHENIDSVSLIIAVMDYDCIGHNEVIGMCRVGSDAEGPGREHWTAMLANPRKPIEHWHQLMEEKTMNTFVSKSTTASPKPHIVVDSPHSE
- the LOC133122772 gene encoding synaptotagmin-C-like isoform X2, with the protein product MSGDWDEDLCKKALMLVEELCFRSSEDYSQNEHCQEFNYMLRGGKWQPDTEISVSLLSVIVTFCGIVLLSVSLFVSWKLCWLPWRDKEGGGLSLTSGLLPGGGVGGGSSLLPPLLQRKETHSSSSLYPSLTQPTQHHPHFTDMLTVERCEGGVIGGPERTPIGGVVGGAPEMQEHSYLDMDSYPNSAGGGLKLSQTSPELPPNSESGPASQSHRDLPNAHSQQQVAARPRPMTHQLSSPDFHGDEKSEQVTSIGQIKPELYRLRQGEQGEGKLGDTCGKISFLLRYAFNTEQLVVKILKALDLPAKDANGFSDPYVKIYLLPDRKKKFQTKVHRKTLNPIFNETFQFGVPLAELHSRKLHFSVYDFDRFSRHDLIGQVVVDNLLDFSEGSGEKPVWRDIVEGTAEKADLGELNFSLCYLPTAGRLTATIIKATNLKAMDLTGFSDPYVKASLICDGRRLKKRKSSIKKNTLNPVYNEALVFDIPHENIDSVSLIIAVMDYDCIGHNEVIGMCRVGSDAEGPGREHWTAMLANPRKPIEHWHQLMEQDSVKKNKESWK